Below is a genomic region from Granulicella sp. L56.
TTGAAATTGAAGAAGGTAACAAGTCGTACGCGGCTAAAGCCTTTGTTGCAACACCTGAAGCATATACGCAAGTAAATCTACCATCGCCGTCGGAGTCACTTCCATCTCAAGTGGAGACGTGGCTGATCTCTCCGTTGAAAGCTCCCGAATTTTCATTGCCTGACTTGGCCGGGAATATGAGAGAGCTTCGACAACTACAGGGCAATTTCGTGCTGCTCAACTTCTGGGCGACGACATCTCCAATCTGTCGCGAGCAACTGCGATCTCTTCAGCAGCAACGGTCGAAGTTTGCAGCGAGCCGTCTGGGGATCGTTGCAGTAAATATTGACGAGACTACCAACATTCCATCCGCCCGCTCGATGGCGACAACAGAGAAGCTCTCCTTTCCTGTTCTCTTTGCCACAGAAGAAGTGGCATGCATCTACAACATCATCTATCGCTATCTCTTCGATCGTCGCCGGGATCTTGCAATTCCGACATCTTTCTTGCTGGACGCGAATGGCATGATCGTCAAAATTTATCAGGGTGCAATCGATCCTGAGCATGTACTGGAAGATGCAAGAACCGCACCGACAAATGCTGCAGAACGAAGTTCTCGTGCCATTCCTTTGAAGGGCGAGCTCTTTCAAGGATCGTTTCAGCGCAATGATTTTACTTATGGAGTGGCGCTCTTTCAGCATGGATATCTTGACCAGGCGGCGGAATCTTTCCAGCAGGTGATTGCCTCAAAGCCCGATGACCCTGAAGGGTATTACAACCTCGGCACTCTTAATTTGCGTAGAAACGATCTCTCGCAAGCACGCAGCTATCTTGATAAAGCTCTTAAATTGCGCCCGAATTATCCGGAGGCATGGAGCAACCTGGGAATGATCAACGCGCAGGAAGGACACGCCGCAGATGCCATCGAAAACTTTGAACGAGCGTTGCAGCTAAGGCCGGACTACGAAATCGCTCTGTTGAACCTGGGAAATATTTATCGGCGACAGAGGGCCTTCGGGAAAGCAGAGGAATACCTCACTCATGCTCTTAGGATCCAGCCCGATGATCCCGAAGGCAACTACAGCCTTGGGATGCTTTATGCGCAGCAGAGCCAACTTCCGACCGCAGCAGTTTATTTGCAAAAGGCTATTTTGATTCGGCCCGCATATCCCGAAGCTTTAAATAATCTCGGTATTATTTTTGTGCGATTGAAAGATTACGAAAAGGCTGAAGAGCAATTCAGGACTGGAGTACGGCTTGTTCCAGACAATGAGCAGTCATATCTCAATCTCGCACGTCTTTACACAATGGAAGATAAAAAAGAAAAAGCGAAACAGGCCTTGCAGGAGTTGCTGCTCGTGCAGCCGCAGAACTCGGAAGCAAAACAAGCTCTAGAGTTGTTGCGATAGTTATTTCCCAATAGATCGACACACAATGGCACACATCACTATCGGCCAAAAACTATCGCTATAATTGCACCCATCTATGATCTCTCCGCGACGGCGCTTTATCGGTTCTTCCCTCTTCTTACTTGGTGGCGCATTGACCGATGCACTGACCACTCCACTTTGGAGATGGAAGCATTCTCTGACCGTAGAAGCGGCTGCATTGGATTCGAAAACGTCAGAAGTTCAATTTGTGGATGTGGCCCAGCAGGCCGGGCTGACCGTTCCCAATGTATGGGGTGGTATAGAGCATAAACGATCGATCATTGAGACCAAAGGAAGCGGGTTGGCTTTCTTTGACTATGACAATGATGGGTGGCTTGATATTTACCTGACCAACGGAAATCGTCTCGACGCGACCTGGCCGCCCGGAAAAGCACCTACCTCGCAACTCTATAAGAACAATCGCGACGGTACGTTCACCGATGTTACCGGGAAGTCAGGACTGGGGATTACAGGGTGGCAGACTGGCGTCTGCGTGGGCGACTACGATAACGATGGATGGGATGATCTTTTTTGTTGTTTCCTTGGGCACAATATGCTTTTTCACAACAATGGGAATGGCACCTTCACGGACGTAGCTCGCAAGGCCGGTCTTTATCAGGAAAAAGGACGCTGGGGCGCTGGTTGTACTTTTCTTGACTATGACCGTGATGGCCACCTTGATTTATTCGTCTGCAACTACATCAAGCTGGACCTGGACCACATCCCTTCCGACAGTGCGACTCACTACTGCCAGTGGAAAGGCGTGCCCATTCTATGCGGGCCGCGCGGACTTCCCGGCGACACTAACATTCTTTATCACAACAACGGAGACGGGACTTTTACTGATGTCTCCGAGCAATCCGGGATTCTGAAACCTGGGCCACGCTATTCGATCACGCCCGTATCCTACGACTTCGACAACGATGGATGGCCAGATATTTATATTGCTGTAGATTCAGAAGCCAGCATTCTGTTCAAGAATAACCATGACGGCACATTTACCGATATCGCGGTAATGGCAGGTTGTGCCTACAACGCCGACGGACACGAGCAGGCTGGAATGGGCGTCGCAGTCGCTGACTATGATTGCGATGGATGGTTCGATATCTTCAAGACCAACTTTGTCGACGACACCTGTAATCTATACCACAACAACGGCGATGGGACCTTCACGGACGCGACCTCTCCTTCGGGCATTGGGGTCAACAATCGCTATGTGGCGTGGGGATGTGGCTTCATCGACTATGACAATGACGGTTGGCAGGACATCCTTCAGGTAAATGGGCATGTCTACCCTGAAGTCGATCGTTATAACCTGGGCGAACCATTTAAGAATCCGCGACTGGTTTATAAGAACCTTGGGAATGGGACCTTCAAGGATGTTTCCTCGGAGATGGGTCCCGGAATCAGCGAACGCTTTTCCAGCCGTGGCGCTGCATTCGGGGACTATAACAACAACGGGAATATGGATGCGCTTGTGCTAAATCTGAACGATCCACCATCCCTTCTGCGTAATGACGGAGGCAATAAGCAGAACTGGATCAAGATCAAGCTATTGGGAACTAAGTGCAATCGCACCGCCATAGGTGCGCGAGTACGAGTTATCACCGGCAAGCACATACAAATGGATGAAGTACACAGCGGTACCAGCGTGATGTCGCAAAGTGACTTGCGTCTCCACTTTGGCATCGGGAAAGCCGGCGCCGTAGACCTCGTCGAGGTGAAGTGGCCAACGACACAAAAGGTCGAACGATTTCCAAATGTTAAAGCGAATCAAATCATCACAATTCGCGAAGGGGATGGAATCGTAACATCCTTCAAACCAAAATTGACGCAAAAATCCACTGGAATATAGAAAGAACAGCCTGATACCGTTCAAGCCGAATAGTTTTATTCGTGGCTATCTTTAGGCTTATTCACTTTACTGCTGAAATTCCGGAATCTCCTGGTTGGACAATCAGGAACTGCTTAACCTCTCTCCGTTGCCTATCTACAGCTTCCGCCTGCTGTCGCTTAATCTGGTCGTGAAGCTGTAACTCCTGTTTGGCCTTTGACGACTGACCAGTCCGGTCGTAGGCCATTGCCAAGTGATAGTGAGCATCTACATTCTGAGGATTTGCTTCAATTGCTTTTTTATAGAAGTCGATCGCGCTCTGAAAAGAACGCTGCGAAGCAGAGATAATTCCGAGTTGAAGATAGGCCTCGCTGCATTTCGGGTCAATCGTCACAGCCTTCAGCAATAGAACTGAAGCCAGCTCTACTGCCTGTTTGTCGGGCGATTTCTCCTGCTGCTTCAAGATGGCCATTGCATAAAGATAGTTAGCAACTGAGTTCTCAGGCTCTTGCTGCACAAAGCGAGCTAGCTTTGGCTCGATGCAGACTAACGAATTTGGCGCCGCCATCTGGATCTTGCCCATGAAGATGTAAGGACTGGAATCACTTGGATTTAGATCGGAAGCAGCGCAAAGATGCAGTGCCGCCTCATCGTAGCGAGCACCAGCAAAGAGCGCAGTGCCTAGCGCTGTCTGCATTCTGGCGGATTTAGGATATGCATCTGCACCTCTGCGGAAAACTTCCTGCGCCTGCCAAACAGCACGATGGAGAAGTAACTCAGAACCCCATTCAAAATAATTCTGCTCGCTTGGGCTAAGCTTTACCGCTTGCTCATATTCGTGAACGGCCGACAGCGGATCACCCGATTTTTCATCCAATTCGCCCATCAATCGATACAGGCCGTCACTTTGATGATTCTCTAATAGTTCATGAATTCGCCCGTGAGCTTTCGAGAGATCACCACTCCCCACATACGCCAGTCCCAGGTCATACAGATTCCCCTCATTCTTTGAATCAATTCGATAGGCACTCTCCAACAAGGGGATAGCCTCCTGGTACTGCTTATTACTGAGGTAAAACTCCCCCATATGGAAATTTGTTTCGAAGCTGCCAGGAGCATTGGCGAGGGCCACTCGTAATTTACTTTCAGATTCCTCTTCTACCTTGGAGTCTGATGGAGCGCCTGCAGCGATATGACCTGCATCTTGCGGCTTGAGTGTGGCAGTATCACTGGCGAGAGACTCACTGGTTCGCAGGATCGAGTCCGATCCGTGCCCCCCTACAGCGGTCCAATCAGTAACTCCCGCAACAGTAAAGTTGGGCTGATCGGTGAACTCCATGGCCTGCGCTTCAGGTTGCGCCGATGGCTTGTCACTCAAAGCCAATCCTGGCTCCTGAAGCACAAGACGTATCTTTTCTATATTATTTTTGGACGGTACGAGTATTGTAAGGACTTGACTATGTAATCCTGATTTTTCTGCAGCAAGCTGATAACTGCCCGGCGCGATGGGCGAAAACTCGAAGGCACCACTTGCGTTCGTCTTCATCTCTAAATTGTCCGAGGCGCTCTTCTTCTCCAATGTAACGGCGGCGTCGCTCACCGGCTTTTCGTCGAAGCTGAGAACAATGCCTTTTATCGTCGAACCACCTGAGGGCATTGGGGATGCTTGTTGAGCAACCGCAGATGGAGATACCAGCAGCATGAGCGTTATGACAACCGACAGCACTCTGAGAAGTCCTCCGCAACCTTAGTTTGTAATAGGCATAGCTCGTAGAAATCTAACATGGTGAAGTCACAGTGGCAGCTCAGTGGAAAATATGTGCAGGTCTATCATTCATGGTCGTGAATGCTGCTGTCGCTTTGGCCGTCACGCCGCCAACTCGCCGCAAAGCAATCCCATTGTAAGGCCGCTACGTGCTTCGCGGTACAGATGGCATAAGTGTTACGGAGCAATCACCTCCCAGCGCGGAAAAGTTGCATTGTGGTCGCAACATGACGACATAACTGGTTAGAAGGTACAAGCGATCAGTAATATGGAGCAGCCAGATTATTTTCCGGGAGTGGAATGACGAAAACCTTCGCAAAAGATGCAGATGTCAAACGCATCCTCACACAGATTCCGATCAGACGGCTTTCTACAGGCCTCGCTTTGGCGCTCATCGTCCTTCTCCCGTCCTCAACGCGAATACTGGCACAAAATAATGTGGCAATCATTTGGAGGGGAGTACTACACAACGCTGCTGGTGCTCCAATACAAGGAGCATCAGTCCACCTCAAAGGGATGAGTAGAAGCATCGATGCCACCACTGGGAGCGATGGGCACTTTCAGTTGGAAGAAGTCCTGGCTGGATCGTATCAACTCTCGGTCGAGGTAAATCACCGTACTGTCCGAGATACTCGGCCAATCAACATATCCGACTCCGCGCTCATCGTCACCATTACGCTCTCGAGCCAGCAGGGCCTATCCGTCGATTCGTTGGCAGAACAACATGCTGGTACAGGTGGTGAAGCGCTTTCAAGTCAAGCGGTGAGCGAGCTCCCACTCAACAAGCGTGATTTTAGCCAGCTATTGCTACTGGCTGCCGGGACCATGACAGACACGAATGGTGCCACTAACTTTACGCAACAATTTGCCATCAACGGTCAGCGCGGCGTCGAGGCCGTCTTCGCAATGGATGGAGCGGATATTAGTGATCCCGAGATGGGCGGCTCTACATTCTCCAACTTTAATGTCGATGCGGTGCAGGAGATTCGATCAAGTTCCGGTTGGATGCCTGCGGAGATCGGCCGCGGCGGCGCAGGCTTCACAAATATCATCACCCGATCGGGCAGCAGTGGATTTCATGGCTCTGTATTTGAGTTTGTCAGAAATTCGGCATTCGATGCCCGCAACTACTTCGATCATGCTTCGGCTGAACATCCAGAACGGATACCGCCATTCCGCCGCAACGAATTCGGATTTACAAATGGCGGCCCGGTAAAAATACCCGGTATATATAACGGCCGGGGTAAGACATACTACTTTGGTCAGTATCAGGGCTTTCGCCAGGTCCTCGGAACCACCCAGGTCTTTCCCGTGCCGACAGCAGAGGAACGCATGGGAATAGATACAACAGCCTATCCCGGCGATACCTTGATTGTCCCCGTAGATCCCGGGATCGCCAAAGTTCTGGCGCGGTACCCGCTACCTAATCTTCCGACTGGTTCCTACGGGGTACACACGTATGCGACCTCCTCCAAGGTCGTCACCAATGCAGATCAGTTCTCCATTCGGCTGGATCACAATCTCTCTGAAAAAAACCATCTCTTAGTTCGGTTCAATTTCAACAACCTGACAGGACCCACTACGAATCCTGACCAAACCGCAATTGATCCTTCCTTTGGTGTGCAATACATCGACAGGCAGAGAAATATACTTGCGAACCTGACCCGTATGGTATCGCCACACTTTACGGTGGAATCATCCCTTAGCATCACCCGCAGCACACCTTCTTTCCCGACTCCGAATCGGACTGATCCGGCATTGAAATTTAGCGATGGCTCCTTTGAGGCTTTCAATTCGGCTGCCGGATCGGTAATGACTGCATTTGGCAATTTATTTCAGGCACAGCAAAATTTCGTCGTGACCGCCGCACGGCACACGTTTAAATTTGGTGGCGAGGTTCGGCTGAACCGAGATACGACATACTTTGGCACCAGTCCGAACGGCGAATACGACTTCGGTGGCGGTACAGCATATGCAAGGTCCGAAATCTCATCACAAAGTGGAACCCACGATATCCACGCCGGCGACCCTCTGCCAGATACCCTGACCGGCTTACTTTCGGGTAGCCCTTTTATCTACACCGTGGCTGTCGCACCGAGCTATTTCTCCAATGGCGAACATATTGGAGCAGCCGCGATCAATCGAAACGCTGGAGCAATTTACGTCCAGGACAGTTGGAAGCTGAGTGACCGCTTTCTTTTAGATTATGGCGTTCGCTGGGAGATCTATACACCCATCTCGGAGCGTGCAAAACGAACCGCAGGATTCTTGAATACCCCCAGCGCACAAGAGTATGTCATCAACCCGCAGCCAGGATACAAAGAGAAGCTTAATGGTTGGGGGCCGCGATTGCAGCTTACATGGCGTGCCTCCCGGCAATTGCAGTTTCATGCTGGCGGCGCGGTGACCGTCATACCGCCAAATATCTGGCAGGACAATTTTCTAACAGGCTCAACACCTTTTGCGGTCTATCCCAGATTGACCGCAGCCAAAGGAGCACCCGTTCCTTTTGGCTTCACAATTTCACCGTCGCAACTGCCACGAGCCTACACACCAGCCGGTGCAGACATCTTTGCCAGCGGTAATACAAAAGACGTAGCTCCCAATACGGTGATGGACATTAACCGATATCAGAAAGATGTAGCAGCGCTCACGCCAAGCCACGTCATCAGCCCTCTAGGCCTTAGTGGAATTGATAGATCCTTCGGCAATGGCACCTTGTATACCTGGACAGCCGGCTTAGAGAGAATGTTTGGAACCCTGACGGCGGATGTGAACTATGTTGGAACTGCAGGCGTAAAACTCCCGCGTACAAGCTTTCCAAACGCTTATCCCGGAGCAGATCCGGAATTCGCCCGCTACACGCAGTTCGACTCCTCCGGCAATGTTATTGGTGGATTTGGGCTCGAAAGCATCATCACTGCAACGGCACACTCTACCTATCACGCGCTTCAAGCTTCGCTCACAGGAAACGTAGGCCATCGGGGTCCCAGTCTTCAAGCCAGCTATACCTGGGGTAAAGCGCTCGACGATACAAGCTCGGTCTCAGGCGGCTTGGGAGCTACCGGTGCAGTGGCCCAGGCCTACGCGCAAAATCCCTTCGATACCCACTCCGAAAAAGGACCGGCTACCTTCGACATCGGACAGGCATTTACGTTGAGCGCAGTTCAGGATCTCCATGTCGAAGACTGGGGCTTTCTCACTAGCGCCAACCGTAAGGTAACCACCGGATGGCAGCTTCTGGGCATCTCAACCATCACGAGCGGATCACCGTTTACCGTCTATTCCGGAGTTCAGCAGACCGGCGCTGGTTCAAACGGCGCTGATCGCCCCGATCAAATCGCAAAACCACATCTGTCGACAGCGAGAAAGATTCGAGAAGACTACTTTGGAAAAGGCGCGAACAATGCTTCTTACTTCTCAATCCCAATCAATCTTCCTGATGGGACTGGCCCGAACAAAGGTAGGTTCGGTACCCTGGGGAGAAACACGTTTCGCGGTCCTGCCTTTTACAACTACGACTTCGCTCTTATTAAAGACACCCCGTTTGGCAGACGGAAGAGCGGCTCTGAGCTAGTCAACATACAATTTCGTTCGGAGTTCTTCAACCTTTTCAACATCGTAACGATGGGGCTTCCCGCAAACACGCTTGAAGGATCGGGCTTCGGTGTAATCAGCAAAACCGCTGGCAACTCGCGCCAGATTCAATTGTCGCTGAAGCTCATTTACTAAGCTCTAAAAACCACAGAGCAAGCCATATAAATGAACCTAACCATTAAGTTGCTTGAGACGCCGCAAGGCAGCGACGAGCGCGTCAATGTCGTCAAAGCTGTTGTAAAGTGCAAGCGATGGACGAACCGTCGTCTCTACCCCGAACCTACGCAGTGTGGGCTGCGCGCAATGGTGTCCTGAGCGCACAGCGATACCTTCACGATTCAGCGCTGCACCAACTTCCTCGGTGCGGAAACCATCAAGTACGAACGAGAGAACGCCAGCTTTTTCTTTCGCCGTGCCAATCAGACGCAGGCCGGGAATTGTCAGCAGTTCTTTTGTGGCATAGATCAGGAGTTCATGCTCGTAGTGCGCAATATTTGCCATGCCGATGCGATCGAGATAATCGATAGCAGCACCAAGTCCGACTGCATCGGCGATATTGCCCGTACCTGCTTCAAAGCGTGACGGGGGTGGTTGATAGATTGTCTTCTCAAAGGTGACGTCGACAATCATATTTCCTCCTCCTTGCCATGGAGGAGCTTCCGCTAATGCATCCGGCTTGCCGTAAAGAACACCGATGCCTGTCGGCGCGAAGACCTTGTGGCCGGAGAAGACATAGAAATCACAGTCGAGAGACTGCACATCAATGGGCATATGCGAAACTGCCTGCGCGCCATCCACCAGCACGCGCGCACCATATCGATGCGCCATCTGGACCATTTGATGCGCAGGCGTGATGGTGCCCAACGCATTGGAGACCTGCGTTATCGAAACGAGTCTGGTTCTGGGATTAAGCAGCTTCTCATATTCATCGAGCAGAATCTGACCGTCGTCGTCTACTGGAGCAACGCGCAGGCGCGCGCCCTTCTCAGCAGCCAACATTTGCCAGGGAACGATGTTGGCATGATGCTCTATCCAACTGATGACAATCTCGTCGTCCTTGCCGATGTGCCTCCGCCCCCAGCTCTGCGCCACCAGATTGATAGCCTCCGTCGCACCGCGAACGAAAACAATCTCCTTGCTGGAAGAAGCATTGAGAAAATGGGCAACCTTGGTACGCGCATCTTCATAGGCATCCGTAGCGCGTGCCGCAAGCTCATGGGCAGC
It encodes:
- a CDS encoding CRTAC1 family protein gives rise to the protein MDSKTSEVQFVDVAQQAGLTVPNVWGGIEHKRSIIETKGSGLAFFDYDNDGWLDIYLTNGNRLDATWPPGKAPTSQLYKNNRDGTFTDVTGKSGLGITGWQTGVCVGDYDNDGWDDLFCCFLGHNMLFHNNGNGTFTDVARKAGLYQEKGRWGAGCTFLDYDRDGHLDLFVCNYIKLDLDHIPSDSATHYCQWKGVPILCGPRGLPGDTNILYHNNGDGTFTDVSEQSGILKPGPRYSITPVSYDFDNDGWPDIYIAVDSEASILFKNNHDGTFTDIAVMAGCAYNADGHEQAGMGVAVADYDCDGWFDIFKTNFVDDTCNLYHNNGDGTFTDATSPSGIGVNNRYVAWGCGFIDYDNDGWQDILQVNGHVYPEVDRYNLGEPFKNPRLVYKNLGNGTFKDVSSEMGPGISERFSSRGAAFGDYNNNGNMDALVLNLNDPPSLLRNDGGNKQNWIKIKLLGTKCNRTAIGARVRVITGKHIQMDEVHSGTSVMSQSDLRLHFGIGKAGAVDLVEVKWPTTQKVERFPNVKANQIITIREGDGIVTSFKPKLTQKSTGI
- a CDS encoding family 2A encapsulin nanocompartment cargo protein cysteine desulfurase, giving the protein MSTSDQNRIDGLRPAAEMLAPEGSIASRELPDVTLLTQLANEFFRTQPSQGLGPVIAQSSLNAPQMAPDFEARLPQFGGSAPSMPSPSVLDRFPGAIESPAFLPSMPQGEEVASIPAPSPGAGYLASEPGLAPVAARGTSVEAQPSPFSLPLPAFDTMFPSLDPAFFSIPLSPAFPTEKDAATALNSATSLYFLQDAGALSKPLPVSQSRSSDVRLAALPDLNLPRQQFDVASIRRDFPILQERVNGHPLIWLDNAATTQKPQSVIDRISYFYEHENSNIHRAAHELAARATDAYEDARTKVAHFLNASSSKEIVFVRGATEAINLVAQSWGRRHIGKDDEIVISWIEHHANIVPWQMLAAEKGARLRVAPVDDDGQILLDEYEKLLNPRTRLVSITQVSNALGTITPAHQMVQMAHRYGARVLVDGAQAVSHMPIDVQSLDCDFYVFSGHKVFAPTGIGVLYGKPDALAEAPPWQGGGNMIVDVTFEKTIYQPPPSRFEAGTGNIADAVGLGAAIDYLDRIGMANIAHYEHELLIYATKELLTIPGLRLIGTAKEKAGVLSFVLDGFRTEEVGAALNREGIAVRSGHHCAQPTLRRFGVETTVRPSLALYNSFDDIDALVAALRRLKQLNG
- a CDS encoding tetratricopeptide repeat protein; translated protein: MLSVVITLMLLVSPSAVAQQASPMPSGGSTIKGIVLSFDEKPVSDAAVTLEKKSASDNLEMKTNASGAFEFSPIAPGSYQLAAEKSGLHSQVLTILVPSKNNIEKIRLVLQEPGLALSDKPSAQPEAQAMEFTDQPNFTVAGVTDWTAVGGHGSDSILRTSESLASDTATLKPQDAGHIAAGAPSDSKVEEESESKLRVALANAPGSFETNFHMGEFYLSNKQYQEAIPLLESAYRIDSKNEGNLYDLGLAYVGSGDLSKAHGRIHELLENHQSDGLYRLMGELDEKSGDPLSAVHEYEQAVKLSPSEQNYFEWGSELLLHRAVWQAQEVFRRGADAYPKSARMQTALGTALFAGARYDEAALHLCAASDLNPSDSSPYIFMGKIQMAAPNSLVCIEPKLARFVQQEPENSVANYLYAMAILKQQEKSPDKQAVELASVLLLKAVTIDPKCSEAYLQLGIISASQRSFQSAIDFYKKAIEANPQNVDAHYHLAMAYDRTGQSSKAKQELQLHDQIKRQQAEAVDRQRREVKQFLIVQPGDSGISAVK
- a CDS encoding carboxypeptidase regulatory-like domain-containing protein, encoding MAIIWRGVLHNAAGAPIQGASVHLKGMSRSIDATTGSDGHFQLEEVLAGSYQLSVEVNHRTVRDTRPINISDSALIVTITLSSQQGLSVDSLAEQHAGTGGEALSSQAVSELPLNKRDFSQLLLLAAGTMTDTNGATNFTQQFAINGQRGVEAVFAMDGADISDPEMGGSTFSNFNVDAVQEIRSSSGWMPAEIGRGGAGFTNIITRSGSSGFHGSVFEFVRNSAFDARNYFDHASAEHPERIPPFRRNEFGFTNGGPVKIPGIYNGRGKTYYFGQYQGFRQVLGTTQVFPVPTAEERMGIDTTAYPGDTLIVPVDPGIAKVLARYPLPNLPTGSYGVHTYATSSKVVTNADQFSIRLDHNLSEKNHLLVRFNFNNLTGPTTNPDQTAIDPSFGVQYIDRQRNILANLTRMVSPHFTVESSLSITRSTPSFPTPNRTDPALKFSDGSFEAFNSAAGSVMTAFGNLFQAQQNFVVTAARHTFKFGGEVRLNRDTTYFGTSPNGEYDFGGGTAYARSEISSQSGTHDIHAGDPLPDTLTGLLSGSPFIYTVAVAPSYFSNGEHIGAAAINRNAGAIYVQDSWKLSDRFLLDYGVRWEIYTPISERAKRTAGFLNTPSAQEYVINPQPGYKEKLNGWGPRLQLTWRASRQLQFHAGGAVTVIPPNIWQDNFLTGSTPFAVYPRLTAAKGAPVPFGFTISPSQLPRAYTPAGADIFASGNTKDVAPNTVMDINRYQKDVAALTPSHVISPLGLSGIDRSFGNGTLYTWTAGLERMFGTLTADVNYVGTAGVKLPRTSFPNAYPGADPEFARYTQFDSSGNVIGGFGLESIITATAHSTYHALQASLTGNVGHRGPSLQASYTWGKALDDTSSVSGGLGATGAVAQAYAQNPFDTHSEKGPATFDIGQAFTLSAVQDLHVEDWGFLTSANRKVTTGWQLLGISTITSGSPFTVYSGVQQTGAGSNGADRPDQIAKPHLSTARKIREDYFGKGANNASYFSIPINLPDGTGPNKGRFGTLGRNTFRGPAFYNYDFALIKDTPFGRRKSGSELVNIQFRSEFFNLFNIVTMGLPANTLEGSGFGVISKTAGNSRQIQLSLKLIY